One segment of Anopheles stephensi strain Indian chromosome 3, UCI_ANSTEP_V1.0, whole genome shotgun sequence DNA contains the following:
- the LOC118514658 gene encoding sperm flagellar protein 1-like → MPPRKKSIELSTQELIEVYGWVKKFNLSKEIKNINRDLSDGVLVAEILKHLYPKLVELHNYTRCNATRNKLDNWQTLNRKVFRRLNIYLDDDMIGELASGSNGMLEVLLYEVMAKYSLETNPRHQLDEPGGMGAD, encoded by the exons ATGCCACCCCGGAAGAAATCAATCGAACTATCCACACAGGAACTGATCGAGGTGTACGGTTGGGTGAAAAAATTTAACCTgtcaaaggaaattaaaaatattaaccgTGATCTCTCGGATGGAG TACTTGTGGCGGAAATCCTGAAACACCTCTACCCGAAGCTGGTTGAGCTGCACAACTACACTAGATGCAATGCCACGCGCAACAAGCTGGACAACTGGCAGACGCTTAACCGGAAGGTGTTCCGCCGGTTGAACATCTATCTGGACGATGACATGATCGGTGAGCTGGCTAGTGGAAGCAACGGCATGCTGGAGGTGTTGCTGTACGAGGTGATGGCAAAGTATAGCTTGGAAACTAATCCACGCCACCAGTTGGATGAACCGGGAGGAATGGGTGCAGATTGA
- the LOC118514655 gene encoding UDP-glycosyltransferase UGT5-like isoform X2 translates to MATTVQCVFSYHHYRENPCIHSTHTHMNKSITRECCTQEDDKRATICSYKLEAFRSSSKSYQASVLSRCVSKMRCSGLLVVAFVGVLAAWLPTRDAAKILLVSAFPGMSHWLMFEHIVHELLRRGHELTAITSYRLRADGMNLTTRYREVLIEPVYDFEANGLPMEVFYKSQSFGDPFFKMSILWKLGLETTEYAFESANVKRFLSTEGLTYDLLLVEQFVQESFLMFAHKYQVPIVTINTLAHADYVDRAFGLITPWSFVPHFMLQYDDRMSITERAYNVFLSVWAAYNRKFHYMPEQTKLAMKYFGAASPNKMLPSLEELERNVSVVLANNHIISSRPRPRINGMIDIAGVHIRKPKELPAVVKDFLDSSPTGVIYINFGTFLRSSGMPPETLAVFLSLFRTLPQYSFLWKWEADTIPGLPPNVLLQRWLPQNDVLAHPNVKLFVSHGGIFGTQESIYWARPILFVPFYGDQHGNALKFERAGIGLTLQIINVTVEDFRGKIERMLQRAEFQQAANRLSAIFRDNPTDPLEEAAFWIEYVVRHRGASHLKSAAVHMPWYQYLLLDILSLTLLVVAIVVWAVKTVLRKGMQLMKPNPTTKVKVK, encoded by the exons ATGGCAACTACAGTGCAGTGCGTCTTTTCATATCATCACTATCGGGAAAACCCG TGCATccattcaacacacacacacatgaacaaATCCATCACACGCGAATGCTGTACACAAGAAGATGACAAACGGGCAACGATCTGCTCGTACAAATTAGAAGCCTTTCGATCGTCTTCGAAGTCGTACCAAGCAAGTGTTCTGTCCCGCTGTGTGTCTAAAATG CGATGCTCgggtttgctggtggtggcctTTGTCGGTGTGCTCGCGGCCTGGTTGCCGACACGGGACGCTGCGAAAATTTTGCTCGTTTCAGCCTTTCCCGGTATGAGCCACTGGCTAATGTTCGAGCACATCGTGCACGAGCTGCTGCGGCGAGGTCATGAACTGACGGCCATCACCAGCTATCGGCTGCGTGCGGACGGCATGAATCTCACCACCAGATACCGTGAAGTGCTGATCGAGCCGGTGTACGACTTCGAAGCGAATGGGCTACCGATGGAAGTGTTCTACAAATCGCAATCGTTCGGTGACCCGTTCTTCAAGATGTCTATCCTGTGGAAGCTGGGACTGGAGACGACCGAGTACGCGTTCGAGAGTGCGAACGTGAAGCGGTTCCTCAGCACGGAAGGACTCACGTACGATCTCCTGCTGGTGGAACAGTTTGTGCAGGAAAGCTTCCTGATGTTTGCACACAAGTATCAAGTCCCGATCGTTACTATCA ATACGCTCGCCCATGCAGACTACGTAGACCGTGCGTTCGGGCTGATAACTCCGTGGTCATTCGTGCCACACTTTATGCTGCAGTACGACGATCGGATGTCCATCACGGAACGGGCGTACAATGTGTTCCTGTCGGTGTGGGCTGCATACAATCGGAAGTTCCACTACATGCCAGAGCAAACAAAGCTGGCGATGAAGTACTTCGGAGCGGCATCGCCCAACAAAATGCTACCCTCGCTGGAGGAACTCGAGCGGAATGTTAGCGTGGTGCTGGCGAACAATCACATCATCTCGTCACGCCCGAGACCTCGCATCAATGGAATGATCGACATTGCTGGAGTGCACATAAGGAAACCCAAGGAACTACCTGCAGTTGTGAAG GACTTCCTGGACTCATCGCCCACCGGCGTCATCTACATCAACTTCGGCACCTTTCTCCGAAGTTCCGGAATGCCACCCGAGACACTCGCCGTTTTCCTGTCCCTCTTTCGCACCCTCCCCCAGTACAGCTTCCTGTGGAAATGGGAAGCGGACACCATCCCCGGCCTACCTCCGAACGTGCTGCTGCAACGTTGGCTCCCCCAGAACGATGTCCTAGCGCATCCGAACGTGAAGCTGTTTGTATCTCACGGCGGTATTTTCGGTACGCAGGAATCCATCTACTGGGCCCGCCCGATACTGTTCGTACCGTTCTACGGGGATCAGCACGGGAATGCACTGAAATTCGAACGTGCCGGCATTGGACTTACGCTTCAAATCATTAACGTTACGGTGGAGGACTTCAGGGGGAAGATCGAGCGGATGTTACAGCGTGCCGAGTTTCAGCAAGCGGCCAACCGGCTGTCGGCGATTTTCCGCGATAATCCAACGGATCCACTTGAGGAGGCCGCGTTCTGGATCGAGTACGTCGTGAGACACCGGGGCGCAAGCCATCTAAAGTCAGCCGCCGTCCATATGCCCTGGTACCAGTATCTGTTGCTGGACATCTTGTCGTTGAccttgctggtggtggcgatTGTGGTTTGGGCCGTGAAGACTGTGCTCCGGAAGGGTATGCAGCTGATGAAACCGAACCCGACAACCAAAGTCAAAGTCAAGTGA
- the LOC118514655 gene encoding UDP-glycosyltransferase UGT5-like isoform X1, translating into MNGNYSAVRLFISSLSGKPDDKRATICSYKLEAFRSSSKSYQASVLSRCVSKMRCSGLLVVAFVGVLAAWLPTRDAAKILLVSAFPGMSHWLMFEHIVHELLRRGHELTAITSYRLRADGMNLTTRYREVLIEPVYDFEANGLPMEVFYKSQSFGDPFFKMSILWKLGLETTEYAFESANVKRFLSTEGLTYDLLLVEQFVQESFLMFAHKYQVPIVTINTLAHADYVDRAFGLITPWSFVPHFMLQYDDRMSITERAYNVFLSVWAAYNRKFHYMPEQTKLAMKYFGAASPNKMLPSLEELERNVSVVLANNHIISSRPRPRINGMIDIAGVHIRKPKELPAVVKDFLDSSPTGVIYINFGTFLRSSGMPPETLAVFLSLFRTLPQYSFLWKWEADTIPGLPPNVLLQRWLPQNDVLAHPNVKLFVSHGGIFGTQESIYWARPILFVPFYGDQHGNALKFERAGIGLTLQIINVTVEDFRGKIERMLQRAEFQQAANRLSAIFRDNPTDPLEEAAFWIEYVVRHRGASHLKSAAVHMPWYQYLLLDILSLTLLVVAIVVWAVKTVLRKGMQLMKPNPTTKVKVK; encoded by the exons ATGAATGGCAACTACAGTGCAGTGCGTCTTTTCATATCATCACTATCGGGAAAACCCG ATGACAAACGGGCAACGATCTGCTCGTACAAATTAGAAGCCTTTCGATCGTCTTCGAAGTCGTACCAAGCAAGTGTTCTGTCCCGCTGTGTGTCTAAAATG CGATGCTCgggtttgctggtggtggcctTTGTCGGTGTGCTCGCGGCCTGGTTGCCGACACGGGACGCTGCGAAAATTTTGCTCGTTTCAGCCTTTCCCGGTATGAGCCACTGGCTAATGTTCGAGCACATCGTGCACGAGCTGCTGCGGCGAGGTCATGAACTGACGGCCATCACCAGCTATCGGCTGCGTGCGGACGGCATGAATCTCACCACCAGATACCGTGAAGTGCTGATCGAGCCGGTGTACGACTTCGAAGCGAATGGGCTACCGATGGAAGTGTTCTACAAATCGCAATCGTTCGGTGACCCGTTCTTCAAGATGTCTATCCTGTGGAAGCTGGGACTGGAGACGACCGAGTACGCGTTCGAGAGTGCGAACGTGAAGCGGTTCCTCAGCACGGAAGGACTCACGTACGATCTCCTGCTGGTGGAACAGTTTGTGCAGGAAAGCTTCCTGATGTTTGCACACAAGTATCAAGTCCCGATCGTTACTATCA ATACGCTCGCCCATGCAGACTACGTAGACCGTGCGTTCGGGCTGATAACTCCGTGGTCATTCGTGCCACACTTTATGCTGCAGTACGACGATCGGATGTCCATCACGGAACGGGCGTACAATGTGTTCCTGTCGGTGTGGGCTGCATACAATCGGAAGTTCCACTACATGCCAGAGCAAACAAAGCTGGCGATGAAGTACTTCGGAGCGGCATCGCCCAACAAAATGCTACCCTCGCTGGAGGAACTCGAGCGGAATGTTAGCGTGGTGCTGGCGAACAATCACATCATCTCGTCACGCCCGAGACCTCGCATCAATGGAATGATCGACATTGCTGGAGTGCACATAAGGAAACCCAAGGAACTACCTGCAGTTGTGAAG GACTTCCTGGACTCATCGCCCACCGGCGTCATCTACATCAACTTCGGCACCTTTCTCCGAAGTTCCGGAATGCCACCCGAGACACTCGCCGTTTTCCTGTCCCTCTTTCGCACCCTCCCCCAGTACAGCTTCCTGTGGAAATGGGAAGCGGACACCATCCCCGGCCTACCTCCGAACGTGCTGCTGCAACGTTGGCTCCCCCAGAACGATGTCCTAGCGCATCCGAACGTGAAGCTGTTTGTATCTCACGGCGGTATTTTCGGTACGCAGGAATCCATCTACTGGGCCCGCCCGATACTGTTCGTACCGTTCTACGGGGATCAGCACGGGAATGCACTGAAATTCGAACGTGCCGGCATTGGACTTACGCTTCAAATCATTAACGTTACGGTGGAGGACTTCAGGGGGAAGATCGAGCGGATGTTACAGCGTGCCGAGTTTCAGCAAGCGGCCAACCGGCTGTCGGCGATTTTCCGCGATAATCCAACGGATCCACTTGAGGAGGCCGCGTTCTGGATCGAGTACGTCGTGAGACACCGGGGCGCAAGCCATCTAAAGTCAGCCGCCGTCCATATGCCCTGGTACCAGTATCTGTTGCTGGACATCTTGTCGTTGAccttgctggtggtggcgatTGTGGTTTGGGCCGTGAAGACTGTGCTCCGGAAGGGTATGCAGCTGATGAAACCGAACCCGACAACCAAAGTCAAAGTCAAGTGA